From Saccopteryx leptura isolate mSacLep1 chromosome 3, mSacLep1_pri_phased_curated, whole genome shotgun sequence, one genomic window encodes:
- the LOC136398184 gene encoding tetrapeptide repeat homeobox protein 2-like: MQEPEFPVGFSPSLEPPKRKRKQRTMYSTEQRQELEEFFASKLYPTYEEREALAAKLNLQENQVQVWFKNRRAKHNRLLGLTKKKGRGARAAPQGPGVCTSAPPPPPPPPPPPPPAPAPAPPPAAAPAPPPAAAPAPPPAAAPAGLVFPEDSVLPGGPVFSEDPVLAGVPALFEDTGFCSLSPPSAFGVVPAAESGVASHSQAWWDPAQGAQTMVPAAPALAPAPASASTPVWPQDSYAPNSSPDPVVIPHFSELLSFLQEPSSSSTAGYPGHDSVGLNDSGPKELLDL, from the exons ATGCAGGAACCCGAGTTTCCCGTGG GTTTCTCACCGTCCCTAGAACCCCCGAAGAGAAAGCGGAAGCAGCGCACGATGTACAGCACAGAACAGAGGCAGGAGCTGGAGGAATTCTTTGCGAGCAAGCTTTATCCGACCTACGAGGAACGCGAGGCCCTGGCAGCCAAGCTAAACCTTCAAGAGAACCAAGTGCAG GTGTGGTTTAAGAACCGCAGGGCCAAACACAATAGGCTGCTGGGACTGACCAAGAAGAAAGGCCGGGGTGCCCGCGCTGCGCCCCAGGGCCCCGGAGTCTGCACGTCtgcgcctccccctccccctccccctccccctccccctccccctgcccctgcccctgcgccTCCCCCTGCAGCTGCCCCTGCGCCTCCCCCTGCGGCTGCCCCTGCGCCTCCCCCTGCGGCTGCCCCTGCGGGCCTCGTGTTCCCCGAGGACTCGGTGCTCCCCGGGGGCCCTGTGTTCTCTGAGGACCCGGTGCTCGCTGGGGTCCCTGCGCTCTTCGAGGACACAGGTTTCTGCAGCCTCTCTCCGCCCAGCGCCTTCGGAGTCGTCCCAGCAGCGGAATCCGGCGTCGCCAGCCACAGCCAGGCCTGGTGGGACCCTGCGCAGGGCGCCCAGACCATGGTCCCGGCTGCACCAGCtctggccccggccccggcctcgGCCTCGACCCCAGTCTGGCCTCAGGACTCCTACGCTCCGAATTCCTCGCCAGACCCTGTTGTGATTCCTCATTTCTCAGAGCTACTCTCATTCTTGCAAGAACCGTCCTCTTCCTCTACGGCTGGGTACCCAGGACATGACTCTGTGGGTTTGAACGACTCCGGCCCCAAGGAGTTACTGGACTTATAG